The following proteins are encoded in a genomic region of Vicugna pacos chromosome 16, VicPac4, whole genome shotgun sequence:
- the LOC102529539 gene encoding E3 ubiquitin-protein ligase TRIM65-like, whose protein sequence is MQRVSRPVQDHIPALQPPAQPSRPPQGQFPMDNDNSLCTFEDQVLCPICLEVFHHPVTTACGHNFCMTCLQGCWDHQATVGETLYCPQCRESFPSRPRLCKNVILEEMVTCFTQAKGSSRNLAGPRDVPCDFCSPQKLKSVKSCLQCMASLCEKHLRSHFEDQVFRGHQLLEPVWDLKSRLCRKHRRLRRLYCRTEGCCVCGACLLEEHKDHDTAPLEQERARREVEVRKVQANVENQMLIITSDSQKHRGQVAFLSKLIQTTRDEVNTCFSEIIQEVKQLQMKVLDFVEKEEAAALGKLGSSIQQSHNRLLKLEGDSIWLRTLLANRNDQQFLQELPRLKHFPACMEPLMGTNCEEKQSFLQLPETLAELRTRLVDMGLSFINQLLLKGDSASWKPMPLSGRMLGCESTLSKAPPFSPGIKMNSYEVLPPAVDRKTLLKCYCNLNFDPATASEELFLFKETHSVLNLGILLEPYAGGGPFPGFKQWPQVLCSRGLAEGCHYWEAEVSNSWVCLGVTYRRSPLLSGRPRRNIVYLLGRNPYSWCLEWDSLKFSVWHNNTQTVLHGGYHRTLGVALDCGAGCLSFYGVAGGVSLIYRFLAAFLEPLYPAVMVSSGASVTLKQRPEAEA, encoded by the exons ATGCAGAGGGTTTCAC GGCCAGTCCAGGACCACAtcccagccctgcagccccctgcccagccctcaagacctccccaaggtcagtttcCGATGGATAATGACAACAGTCTCTGCACATTTGAGGACCAAGTCCTCTGTCCCATCTGCCTGGAGGTGTTCCACCACCCGGTCACCACTGCCTGCGGACACAACTTCTGCATGACGTGCCTCCAAGGTTGCTGGGACCACCAGGCTACTGTGGGCGAGACACTCTATTGCCCCCAGTGCCGAGAGAGCTTCCCCTCCAGGCCCCGCCTCTGCAAGAATGTCATCCTGGAGGAGATGGTGACCTGCTTCACCCAGGCCAAGGGGTCCTCACGGAACCTGGCCGGGCCCAGGGACGTGCCTTGCGACTTCTGTTCCCCCCAGAAGCTCAAGTCGGTCAAGTCATGCCTGCAGTGCATGGCCTCCCTGTGCGAGAAGCACCTGCGCAGCCACTTTGAGGACCAGGTGTTCCGGGGCCACCAGCTGTTGGAGCCCGTGTGGGATCTCAAGAGCCGGCTGTGCCGGAAGCACCGCAGGCTGCGGCGGCTGTACTGCCGCACGGAAGGCTGCTGCGTGTGCGGGGCCTGCCTGCTGGAGGAGCACAAGGACCACGACACCGCCCCGCTGGAGCAGGAGCGCGCCCGCAGGGAG GTTGAGGTTCGGAAGGTCCAGGCCAATGTGGAGAACCAGATGCTGATCATCACTTCCGACAGCCAGAAGCACCGGGGGCAGGTGGCCTTTCTCTCG AAATTGATCCAGACAACTCGGGATGAGGTGAACACCTGCTTCTCAGAGATCATCCAGGAGGTCAAACAGCTGCAGATGAAGGTCTTGGATTTCgtggagaaggaagaggcagCCGCCCTGGGGAAGTTGGGCAGCTCCATCCAGCAGAGCCACAACCGGCTCCTGAAGCTGGAGGGGGACAGCATCTGGCTCCGCACCCTGCTCGCCAACCGGAACGACCAGCAATTCCTGCAG GAGCTCCCCAGGCTGAAGCACTTCCCGGCCTGCATGGAACCCCTGATGGGCACCAACTGTGAGGAGAAGCAGAGCTTCCTCCAGCTGCCAGAGACCTTGGCGGAGCTCCGGACTCGGCTGGTGGACATGGGTCTCAGCTTCATCAACCAGCTCCTCCTGAAGG GTGACTCAGCCTCCTGGAAGCCCATGCCTCTCTCTGGAAGGATGCTGGGCTGTGAAAGCACCCTCAGCAAAGCCCCTCCATTTTCCCCAGGCATTAAGATGAACTCATATGAAGTGCTTCCCCCAGCTGTGGACAGGAAAACACTTCTCAAGT GTTACTGCAACCTGAATTTCGACCCCGCCACGGCCAGCGAGGAGCTGTTCCTGTTCAAGGAGACCCACTCGGTGCTGAACCTGGGCATCCTGCTGGAGCCCTACGCCGGGGGCGGCCCCTTCCCGGGCTTCAAGCAGTGGCCGCAGGTCCTGTGCTCGCGCGGCCTGGCCGAGGGCTGCCACTACTGGGAGGCCGAGGTGTCCAACTCGTGGGTGTGCCTGGGCGTCACCTACCGCCGCAGCCCTTTGCTCAGCGGCCGCCCGCGCCGCAACATCGTCTACCTGCTGGGCCGCAACCCCTACTCGTGGTGCCTTGAGTGGGACTCGCTCAAGTTCTCCGTGTGGCACAATAACACGCAGACAGTGCTGCACGGCGGCTACCACCGCACGCTCGGCGTGGCGCTCGACTGCGGCGCCGGCTGCCTCTCCTTCTACGGCGTGGCGGGCGGCGTGAGCCTCATCTACCGCTTCCTCGCCGCCTTCCTGGAGCCGCTCTACCCCGCGGTCATGGTCAGCAGCGGCGCCTCGGTCACGCTCAAGCAGCGCCCGGAGGCGGAGGCGTAG